From Rhizophagus irregularis chromosome 9, complete sequence, the proteins below share one genomic window:
- a CDS encoding uncharacterized protein (SECRETED:cutsite_VYG-NS; SECRETED:prob_0.7982); SECRETED:SignalP(1-22), translating to MLYKHILLLIFINLNVISLVYGNSKPQCTKCLYKCCNSNFDDLKSCKNICETDHCDGIDIDIEDYNCPIPSMEVCHKCLNKCCKDSEGHKDFHDCTDTCNLKDCKNLGYYYECEKLEIVIVTTPPICTECLTKCCNGNPHKFGDCSTTCSKSKKCKNIDFNHEIYKEKCGGGNGNNEGNNGNNEGNNGNNEGNNGNNEGNNGNNEGNGNNGNNEGNNGNNEGNNGNNGGNGNNGNNGGNGNNGNNGGNGNNGNNKGNGNNGNNEGNGNNGNNEGNGNNGNNEGNGNNGNNEGNGNNGNNEGNGNNGNNEGNGNNGNNEGNGNNGNNEGNGNNGNIEGNGNNGNNEGNGNNGNNEGNGNNGNNGGNGNNGNNGGNGNNGNNGGNGNNGNNEGNGNNGNNGGNGNNGNNEGNNGNNEGNNGNNEGNNGNNEGNNGNNGGPGPATKGPGPGGPGPGPGPGPDTTKGPGPDPGAKDPGAKDPAAKDPAAKDPAAKDPAAKDPAAKDPAAKDPGVNPLATPVAPTPLSPPSAIPKPENPLGPVPPFPPQEITTCTTSDDPVCSPPGSTPTVVTYTQPGVETPTPLGDIVNLVTTQITSSIYVPSYTTTNSLGQTIIAEPSILLVIQNIAVTEAPITTVKVSDSTILHDFNSHGIWGVTMSIVIVTTTLIFMVIT from the exons ATGTTATATAaacacattttattattaatatttataaacttaaaTGTTATTTCGCTAGTTTATGGTAATAGTAAACCACAATGCACCAAATGTCTTTATAAATGTTGTAATAgtaattttgatgatttgaaatcatgtaaaaatatatgtgaAACAGACCATTGTGATGGTATAGACATTGATATTGAAGATTATAATTGCCCAATCCCATCAATGGAAGTTTGTCACAAATGTCTTAATAAATGTTGTAAAGATTCTGAAGGacataaagattttcatgattgtACTGATACTTGCAATTTAAAAGATTGTAAGAATTtaggatattattatgaatgtGAGAAATTAGAAATAGTAATAGTTACAACACCACCAATTTGTACTGAATGTCTTACGAAATGTTGTAATGGAAATCCTCATAAATTTGGTGATTGTAGTACTACTTGCAGCAAATCAAAAAAGTGTAAGAATATAGACTTTAACCATGAAatctataaagaaaaatgtgGGGGAGGCAACGGTAATAATGAAGGCAACAACGGTAATAATGAAGGCAACAACGGTAATAATGAAGGCAACAACGGTAATAATGAAGGCAACAACGGTAATAATGAAGGCAACGGCAACAACGGTAATAATGAAGGAAACAACGGTAATAATGAAGGCAACAACGGTAATAATGGAGGCAACGGCAACAACGGTAATAATGGAGGCAACGGCAACAACGGTAATAATGGAGGCAACGGCAACAACGGTAATAATAAAGGCAACGGCAACAACGGTAATAATGAAGGCAACGGCAACAACGGTAATAATGAAGGCAACGGCAACAACGGTAATAATGAAGGCAACGGCAACAACGGTAATAATGAAGGCAACGGCAACAACGGTAATAATGAAGGCAACGGCAACAACGGTAATAATGAAGGCAACGGCAACAACGGTAATAATGAAGGCAACGGCAACAACGGTAATAATGAAGGCAACGGCAACAACGGTAATATTGAAGGCAACGGCAACAACGGTAATAATGAAGGCAACGGCAACAACGGTAATAATGAAGGCAACGGCAACAACGGTAATAATGGAGGCAACGGCAACAACGGTAATAATGGAGGCAACGGCAACAACGGTAATAATGGAGGCAACGGCAACAACGGTAATAATGAAGGCAACGGCAACAACGGTAATAATGGAGGCAACGGCAACAACGGTAATAATGAAGGAAACAACGGTAATAATGAAGGCAACAACGGTAATAATGAAGGAAACAACGGTAATAATGAAGGCAACAACGGTAATAATGGAGGTCCAGGCCCAGCGACTAAAGGACCAGGTCCGGGAGGTCCAGGACCAGGACCAGGCCCAGGCCCAGATACGACCAAAGGACCAGGACCAGATCCAGGAGCAAAAGATCCAGGAGCAAAAGATCCAGCAGCAAAAGATCCAGCAGCAAAAGATCCAGCAGCAAAAGATCCAGCAGCAAAAGATCCAGCAGCAAAAGATCCAGCAGCAAAAGACCCAGGAGTTAATCCACTAGCAACTCCAGTAGCACCAACCCCACTATCACCACCTTCTGCTATACCTAAGCCCGAAAATCCATTAGGTCCAGTTCCACCATTCCCACCTCAAGAAATTACGACTTGTACTACTTCTGATGATCCTGTATGTTCCCCACCAGGATC TACACCAACAGTTGTAACGTATACGCAACCGGGTGTGGAAACACCAACTCCCCTTGGTGATATTGTAAATTTGGTAACAACACAAATAACATCATCAATATACGTTCCTAGTTATACAACAACAAATTCTTTAGGACAAACCATTATCGCGGAACCATCTATTTTATTAGTGATACAAAATATTGCTGTTACTGAAGCTCCTATTACTACTGTGAAGGTTTCGGATTCTACAATCCTACACGACTTTAATAGCCACGGTATATGGGGTGTTACAATGAGTATAGTTATAGTCACTacaactttaatttttatggttATTACGTAA
- a CDS encoding uncharacterized protein (SECRETED:cutsite_IYG-NS; SECRETED:prob_0.7131); SECRETED:SignalP(1-25), whose translation MKYNQTLLFLIFLSITFNFILPIYGNSKQECEKCLDKCCNNYKNNHQLETCNDNCKLEHCDGVKINYKNHECTKPVDPPTSTPKSEPPEPKTPDPPKTSPPPIDTDQPLNPTSVPPVPPTTPIPDPPVPPTTPIPPVPPTTPIPPVPPTTPIPPVPIQSPTNSLGPVPPFPPQEVHTCTTSNDPACFPPGSTPVVTTFTQPGVETPTPPSGNEVLTTTQSTSTLYVAGYTTTNSLGQPIIVPPSSLLVVNEVAIVTKASVETVMVASDSTILHDLNSHGLWGITMSLFIAITTIVFMVIA comes from the exons atgaaatataatcaaactcttttatttttaatctttttatcaattactttcaattttatattgcCAATTTATGGAAATAGTAAACAAGAATGTGAAAAATGTCTCGATAAAtgttgtaataattataaaaataatcatcaaTTAGAAACTTGTAATGATAATTGCAAATTGGAACATTGTGATGGcgtaaaaatcaattataaaaatcatgaaTGCACTAAACCAGTAGATCCTCCTACTTCTACTCCTAAATCTGAACCCCCTGAACCTAAAACCCCTGATCCTCCTAAAACAAGTCCTCCTCCTATAGATACTGATCAACCACTTAACCCAACATCCGTTCCACCAGTTCCACCTACTACACCTATTCCCGATCCACCCGTTCCACCCACTACACCTATTCCACCCGTTCCACCCACTACACCTATTCCACCCGTTCCACCTACTACACCTATTCCACCCGTTCCAATTCAATCTCCAACTAATTCATTAGGTCCAGTTCCACCATTTCCACCTCAAGAAGTTCATACTTGCACTACTTCTAATGATCCTGCATGTTTCCCACCAGGATC taCTCCAGTAGTTACAACATTTACGCAACCAGGTGTGGAGACACCAACACCACCTAGTGGCAATGAAGTATTAACAACAACACAATCAACATCTACGTTGTATGTCGCTGGTTATACAACGACAAACTCTCTAGGACAACCTATTATCGTACCTCCATCCAGCTTATTAGTGGTGAATGAAGTTGCTATTGTTACTAAAGCTTCTGTCGAGACTGTGATGGTGGCTTCGGACTCTACAATTTTACATGATCTTAATAGTCATGGCTTATGGGGTATCACAATGAGTTTATTTATAGCCATTACAACTATAGTTTTCATGGTTATTGCGTAA